From the Solanum stenotomum isolate F172 chromosome 4, ASM1918654v1, whole genome shotgun sequence genome, one window contains:
- the LOC125862422 gene encoding uncharacterized protein LOC125862422 isoform X2 has protein sequence MNDKRLQEDLQGKQNQELQMQKELDNLKDILTFEKQNLEMAIYDCDKFSSLCNEKDVELKAALSEKRSLEMRLPKLSSQGSKKTIPKELVDANNQVFEKIHEELKARSMLRTAEETKKRLLSEKSSVEAKIVELEKKKSSEDGHA, from the exons ATGAATGACAAACGG TTGCAGGAAGATTTACAGGGAAAGCAAAACCAAGAATTACAGATGCAAAAAGAATTGGATAACTTGAAAGATATCTTGACTTTTGAGAAGCAAAACTTAGAAATGGCTATTTATGATTGTGATAAATTCAGTTCGTTGTGCAATGAAAAAGATGTAGAGCTTAAG GCTGCCCTATCAGAGAAGCGAAGCTTAGAAATGCGGCTTCCAAAGTTGAGTTCTCAAGGTTCAAAGAAAACTATTCCGAAAGAGTTGGTTGATGCAAATAATCAG GTCTTTGAAAAGATCCATGAAGAACTGAAAGCTCGTTCTATGTTGCGTACCGCAGAAGAAACAAAGAAGAGGCTTTTGAGTGAAAAATCATCAGTTGAGGCAAAAATTGTAGAGCtggaaaagaagaaatcaaGTGAG GATGGACATGCATAA
- the LOC125862780 gene encoding protein PELPK1-like isoform X2 yields MGSQTKKQWLQFACALVFFLIATCTMAYSPYNSYESSDSTYNKVPNTVVKSEDFKVPSESEKEYESSFLPKNDYNKKPSVSEDNYKKVPVVPEHESFLPKNDYYKTPSFSEDNYKKESYVPEVPSMTKPEYKVSFLPKFDYFKKPSFSKDSYRKTSYVPEVPSMAKPEYKESFFPKFDYFKKPSVSEDNYKKSSYVPEVPSMAKPEYKESFFPKFDYVKKPLVPKDNYKKASYVPEVPIEPKLEYKVPSLPKNDYYKKPLVPKDNYKKVSYVPKVPSVPKEEYNVPSFPKNDYYKKPSVPEDNYNKVLFVPKVPSVTKEEYKVPSLQKNDYYKKPSVSEENYKKVSYVPKVPSVPKEEYKVPSLSNNDYYKKPSPSPSPPPPYY; encoded by the exons ATGGGAAGCCAAACGAAGAAGCAATGGCTTCAATTTGCTTGTGCTTTGGTATTTTTCTTGATTGCCACATGCACTATGGCTTATTCACCTTATAATTCTTATGAATCATCAGATTCAACATATAATAAAGTACCAAACACAGTAGTCAAAAGTGAAGACTTCAAGGTACCCTCAGAGTCAGAAAAGGAATATGAgtcgtcatttttgccaaaaaatgaTTACAATAAGAAACCATCAGTTTCAGAAGATAACTATAAGAAAGTACCCGTTGTTCCCGAACATGAATCATTCTTGCCAAAGAATGACTACTACAAGACGCCATCATTTTCAGAAGATAACTACAAGAAGGAGTCATATGTTCCAGAGGTACCCTCGATGACTAAACCAGAATATAAggtgtcatttttgccaaaatttgactATTTTAAGAAGCCATCATTTTCAAAAGACAGCTACAGGAAGACATCATATGTTCCAGAGGTACCCTCGATGGCTAAACCAGAATATAAGGagtcattttttccaaaatttgacTACTTCAAGAAGCCATCAGTTTCAGAAGATAACTACAAGAAGTCGTCATATGTTCCAGAGGTACCCTCGATGGCTAAACCAGAATATAAGGagtcattttttccaaaatttgacTACGTCAAGAAGCCATTAGTTCCAAAAGATAACTACAAGAAAGCGTCATATGTTCCAGAGGTACCCATAGAGCCTAAACTGGAATACAAGGTACCATCTTTGCCAAAGAATGACTACTATAAGAAGCCATTAGTTCCAAAAGATAATTACAAAAAGGTATCATATGTTCCAAAGGTGCCCTCAGTGCCTAAAGAAGAATACAATGTACCTTCTTTTCCAAAGAATGATTACTACAAGAAGCCATCAGTTCCAGAAGATAACTACAATAAGGTACTATTTGTTCCAAAGGTGCCCTCAGTGACTAAAGAAGAATACAAGGTGCCTTCTTTGCAAAAAAATGATTACTACAAGAAGCCATCAGTTTCAGAAGAGAACTACAAAAAGGTTTCATATGTTCCAAAG GTGCCCTCAGTGCCTAAAGAAGAATACAAGGTGCCTTCTTTGTCAAATAATGACTACTACAAGAAGCCATCACCTTCTCCATCACCACCACCTCCATATTATTAA
- the LOC125862422 gene encoding uncharacterized protein LOC125862422 isoform X3 produces MEVRLVHDQKLLKESMMALVSHLQNPKNGLPASIFNIITASTSSKETSSASLMNDKRAALSEKRSLEMRLPKLSSQGSKKTIPKELVDANNQVFEKIHEELKARSMLRTAEETKKRLLSEKSSVEAKIVELEKKKSSEDGHA; encoded by the exons ATGGAAGTGCGTTTAGTGCATGACCAAAAATTGTTAAAAGAGAGCATGATGGCGCTAGTATCTCATTTGCAGAATCCAAAG AATGGCCTTCCTGCTTCAATTTTCAATATCATTACAGCTTCAACTAGTTCAAAGGAGACAAGTTCTGCAAGTCTAATGAATGACAAACGG GCTGCCCTATCAGAGAAGCGAAGCTTAGAAATGCGGCTTCCAAAGTTGAGTTCTCAAGGTTCAAAGAAAACTATTCCGAAAGAGTTGGTTGATGCAAATAATCAG GTCTTTGAAAAGATCCATGAAGAACTGAAAGCTCGTTCTATGTTGCGTACCGCAGAAGAAACAAAGAAGAGGCTTTTGAGTGAAAAATCATCAGTTGAGGCAAAAATTGTAGAGCtggaaaagaagaaatcaaGTGAG GATGGACATGCATAA
- the LOC125862422 gene encoding uncharacterized protein LOC125862422 isoform X1 has product MEVRLVHDQKLLKESMMALVSHLQNPKNGLPASIFNIITASTSSKETSSASLMNDKRLQEDLQGKQNQELQMQKELDNLKDILTFEKQNLEMAIYDCDKFSSLCNEKDVELKAALSEKRSLEMRLPKLSSQGSKKTIPKELVDANNQVFEKIHEELKARSMLRTAEETKKRLLSEKSSVEAKIVELEKKKSSEDGHA; this is encoded by the exons ATGGAAGTGCGTTTAGTGCATGACCAAAAATTGTTAAAAGAGAGCATGATGGCGCTAGTATCTCATTTGCAGAATCCAAAG AATGGCCTTCCTGCTTCAATTTTCAATATCATTACAGCTTCAACTAGTTCAAAGGAGACAAGTTCTGCAAGTCTAATGAATGACAAACGG TTGCAGGAAGATTTACAGGGAAAGCAAAACCAAGAATTACAGATGCAAAAAGAATTGGATAACTTGAAAGATATCTTGACTTTTGAGAAGCAAAACTTAGAAATGGCTATTTATGATTGTGATAAATTCAGTTCGTTGTGCAATGAAAAAGATGTAGAGCTTAAG GCTGCCCTATCAGAGAAGCGAAGCTTAGAAATGCGGCTTCCAAAGTTGAGTTCTCAAGGTTCAAAGAAAACTATTCCGAAAGAGTTGGTTGATGCAAATAATCAG GTCTTTGAAAAGATCCATGAAGAACTGAAAGCTCGTTCTATGTTGCGTACCGCAGAAGAAACAAAGAAGAGGCTTTTGAGTGAAAAATCATCAGTTGAGGCAAAAATTGTAGAGCtggaaaagaagaaatcaaGTGAG GATGGACATGCATAA
- the LOC125862780 gene encoding protein PELPK1-like isoform X1: MGSQTKKQWLQFACALVFFLIATCTMAYSPYNSYESSDSTYNKVPNTVVKSEDFKVPSESEKEYESSFLPKNDYNKKPSVSEDNYKKVPVVPEHESFLPKNDYYKTPSFSEDNYKKESYVPEVPSMAKPEYKESFFPKFDYFKKPSVSEDNYKKSSYVPEVPSMAKPEYKESFFPKFDYVKKPLVPKDNYKKASYVPEVPIEPKLEYKVPSLPKNDYYKKPLVPKDNYKKVSYVPKVPSVPKEEYNVPSFPKNDYYKKPSVPEDNYNKVLFVPKVPSVTKEEYKVPSLQKNDYYKKPSVSEENYKKVSYVPKVPSVPKEEYKVPALPKNDYYKNPSVPEENYKKVPFVPKVPSVQNDYYKKPSVSEDNYKKVSYVTKVPSVPKEEYKVPSLSNNDYYKKPSPSPSPPPPYY, encoded by the exons ATGGGAAGCCAAACGAAGAAGCAATGGCTTCAATTTGCTTGTGCTTTGGTATTTTTCTTGATTGCCACATGCACTATGGCTTATTCACCTTATAATTCTTATGAATCATCAGATTCAACATATAATAAAGTACCAAACACAGTAGTCAAAAGTGAAGACTTCAAGGTACCCTCAGAGTCAGAAAAGGAATATGAgtcgtcatttttgccaaaaaatgaTTACAATAAGAAACCATCAGTTTCAGAAGATAACTATAAGAAAGTACCCGTTGTTCCCGAACATGAATCATTCTTGCCAAAGAATGACTACTACAAGACGCCATCATTTTCAGAAGATAACTACAAGAAGGAGTCATATGTTCCAGAG GTACCCTCGATGGCTAAACCAGAATATAAGGagtcattttttccaaaatttgacTACTTCAAGAAGCCATCAGTTTCAGAAGATAACTACAAGAAGTCGTCATATGTTCCAGAGGTACCCTCGATGGCTAAACCAGAATATAAGGagtcattttttccaaaatttgacTACGTCAAGAAGCCATTAGTTCCAAAAGATAACTACAAGAAAGCGTCATATGTTCCAGAGGTACCCATAGAGCCTAAACTGGAATACAAGGTACCATCTTTGCCAAAGAATGACTACTATAAGAAGCCATTAGTTCCAAAAGATAATTACAAAAAGGTATCATATGTTCCAAAGGTGCCCTCAGTGCCTAAAGAAGAATACAATGTACCTTCTTTTCCAAAGAATGATTACTACAAGAAGCCATCAGTTCCAGAAGATAACTACAATAAGGTACTATTTGTTCCAAAGGTGCCCTCAGTGACTAAAGAAGAATACAAGGTGCCTTCTTTGCAAAAAAATGATTACTACAAGAAGCCATCAGTTTCAGAAGAGAACTACAAAAAGGTTTCATATGTTCCAAAGGTTCCCTCAGTGCCTAAAGAAGAATACAAGGTACCTGCTTTGCCAAAGAATGATTACTACAAGAATCCATCAGTTCCAGAAGAAAACTACAAAAAGGTACCATTTGTTCCAAAGGTGCCCTCAGTGCAAAATGACTACTACAAGAAGCCATCGGTTTCAGAAGATAACTACAAAAAAGTGTCATATGTTACAAAGGTGCCCTCAGTGCCTAAAGAAGAATACAAGGTGCCTTCTTTGTCAAATAATGACTACTACAAGAAGCCATCACCTTCTCCATCACCACCACCTCCATATTATTAA